A region of Sulfurovum sp. DNA encodes the following proteins:
- a CDS encoding aspartate carbamoyltransferase catalytic subunit produces MQHLISTNNLTDIQIRNLIEDTMCFKRQRPAQLLKNILLITLFFEPSTRTRSSFEIAAKRLGASVVHLDSLNSSAKKGEGLEDTFANLCAMEPDGVIIRHKDNDAPVLLARMELTSVINAGAGNYAHPTQALLDLFTIYEHFDGEIEGKTIAIVGDIANSRVANSSIRLLTRMGLHVLLVAPKPFMPQKREFPQYEYLEEVIDSVDIIMSLRAQLERHTKPIFDNYATYANHYCITKERIRDRNILLLHPGPVMRNIDISDEMLKDPRCKVLTQVKNGVFMRMAILKLLLLDS; encoded by the coding sequence ATGCAACACCTCATCAGTACCAATAATCTCACAGACATCCAAATAAGAAATCTTATTGAAGATACCATGTGCTTTAAAAGACAACGTCCAGCACAACTACTCAAAAATATACTACTCATCACGCTCTTCTTTGAACCCTCTACTCGTACCAGAAGTTCTTTTGAAATTGCAGCCAAACGATTGGGTGCATCGGTTGTACACCTTGACTCCTTAAACTCTTCTGCAAAAAAAGGTGAGGGTCTTGAAGACACTTTTGCCAACCTCTGTGCCATGGAACCCGATGGGGTAATCATTCGACATAAAGACAATGATGCTCCTGTTTTGCTTGCTCGCATGGAACTAACCTCTGTTATTAATGCTGGTGCAGGAAACTATGCCCACCCAACACAAGCTCTATTAGATCTCTTTACTATTTATGAACACTTTGATGGAGAAATTGAGGGGAAGACCATTGCCATTGTTGGAGATATTGCTAACTCACGTGTGGCAAATTCAAGCATAAGGCTACTAACTCGTATGGGGTTACATGTACTACTTGTTGCTCCCAAGCCCTTTATGCCACAAAAAAGAGAATTTCCTCAATACGAATACCTTGAAGAGGTTATTGATAGTGTTGATATTATTATGAGTTTACGTGCCCAACTCGAGCGACACACCAAGCCAATATTTGATAACTATGCTACATATGCGAATCACTACTGTATTACCAAGGAACGCATAAGAGACAGAAATATTTTACTTTTACACCCAGGACCCGTGATGCGAAACATTGATATCTCTGATGAGATGCTAAAAGACCCTCGTTGCAAAGTACTTACCCAAGTAAAAAATGGGGTATTTATGCGTATGGCAATCTTAAAGCTACTACTGTTAGATAGTTAA
- the bioD gene encoding dethiobiotin synthase, with product MQSLFITATGTNVGKTHIALKLIDAIAQQGLKPGVYKPIETGVTKKALDAASLLIACQHTNPAFAKLTIADITAYTFSLSASPFCADTKHTINPQYLIDKHNMLLKKCDILLIEGAGGLMVPIAKEYMMINLIRDLKAKALLVTPSHLGCINDTLLSMMALHNFDINFDWCVNLYKDKEIFKEVTQPYYDAIFPNWWSAERGLSSYLEHFLNI from the coding sequence ATGCAATCACTTTTTATTACTGCAACTGGCACCAATGTAGGAAAAACACACATTGCCCTCAAGCTCATTGATGCTATTGCACAACAAGGGCTCAAGCCAGGCGTATACAAGCCCATTGAAACAGGTGTTACCAAAAAGGCACTTGATGCAGCAAGTCTACTTATTGCCTGTCAGCATACCAATCCTGCCTTTGCAAAACTAACAATAGCCGATATCACTGCCTACACCTTTTCACTTTCTGCATCTCCATTCTGTGCAGATACCAAACATACTATCAATCCACAGTATCTCATTGACAAACATAATATGCTTTTGAAAAAGTGTGATATCTTGCTTATTGAAGGTGCAGGTGGGCTGATGGTACCTATTGCCAAAGAGTATATGATGATTAATCTTATCAGAGATCTCAAAGCGAAAGCTCTGCTAGTTACCCCCAGCCATTTAGGTTGTATCAATGATACTCTTCTCTCTATGATGGCTCTACACAACTTTGATATTAATTTTGATTGGTGTGTCAACCTTTACAAAGATAAAGAAATATTCAAGGAGGTAACACAGCCCTATTACGATGCAATATTTCCAAACTGGTGGAGTGCAGAAAGGGGCTTATCCTCCTATCTGGAACATTTTTTAAATATATAA
- a CDS encoding ATP-dependent Clp protease adaptor ClpS, which produces MPKIEEELDYALELQEPQMFRVLLHNDDYTSMDFVIEILIDIFHKDHLQAEQTMIQIHEKGKAVCGIYTYEIAQMKVEQVRQLAKKNEFPLLATMEEV; this is translated from the coding sequence ATGCCAAAAATTGAAGAAGAACTTGACTACGCTTTAGAGTTACAGGAACCACAAATGTTCAGGGTGCTGTTGCATAATGATGATTATACAAGTATGGATTTTGTAATAGAGATTTTGATAGACATCTTTCACAAAGATCATTTACAAGCAGAGCAGACTATGATTCAGATACATGAAAAAGGTAAAGCAGTTTGTGGTATTTATACGTATGAGATTGCACAGATGAAAGTAGAACAAGTACGACAGCTTGCCAAAAAAAATGAATTTCCTCTACTTGCAACTATGGAGGAGGTATAG